The following nucleotide sequence is from Psychroserpens sp. Hel_I_66.
ATATTAATGAGCTCACAAAAAATATATATTCTCGCTATTGAGTCATCTTGTGATGATACTGCTGCTGCTGTGATGTGTAACGGTAAGATTTTAAGCAATATAGTCGCCAATCAAAAAATACATGAGGCGTATGGTGGTGTTGTTCCAGAATTAGCCTCTAGGGCACACCAACAAAACATTGTTCCTGTTGTTGATCAAGCACTTAAAAAAGCGAATATTGAAAAATCCCAATTAAGCGCTATTGCATTTACTCGCGGTCCCGGTTTAATGGGTTCTCTTTTAGTTGGGACCTCTTTTGCGAAGTCTTTAGCTTATGGTTTAAACATCCCTTTAATTGATGTTAACCATATGCAAGCCCATATTTTAGCACATTTTATTGAAGAAGAAGAATTTGAAAAACCAATCTTCCCCTTTTTGGCGATGACCATTTCTGGTGGTCACACTCAAATTGTAAATGTGAGCTCCCATTTTGGTATGGAAGTTATTGGTGAAACTATTGACGATGCAGTTGGTGAGGCGTTTGATAAAAGCGGGAAAATCTTAGGCCTCGGCTATCCTGCTGGTCCAGAAATTGATAGGAGAGCAAAATTAGGAAACCCGAAAGCGTTTCAATTTACCAAACCAAAAGTTGACGGACTGAATTTTAGTTTCTCTGGATTAAAAACCGCAATCCTTTATTTTGTACAAAAAGAGGTTAAAAAAAACCCAAGTTTCATTGAAGAACATCTCAATGACATTTGTGCGTCAATTCAGTACACGATTATCGGGATTTTAATGGACAAGCTAAAGTTAGCAACCAAACAAACCGGGATCAAACATATTGCAATTGGTGGAGGCGTATCGGCGAACTCTGGGATTAGAAAAGCATTAAAAGATGGTGAGCAAAAATTTGGATGGACAACTTATATACCAAAATTTGAATACACTACAGATAATGCAGCAATGATCGCCATTGTTGGACATTTGAAGTTTTTAGAAGGTGATTATGCTGAACAGAGTGTGATGGCTTCTAGTAGACTGAAGATTTAGAATCAACAATTGAATGGATACAGAAGTTTATAAAATTAATAGAATATTATGTGATTTTTTAGACGGTCTATTCTTTGGTTTTGGTTTTGTTACCCTTTTAGTTTTATCAGTTTATCTATTATTCAAAAACGAAGAATTAAAAATTTTTATATATCAGTCTATACTGGTTGCGAAATATTTAGCAATATTCTACTTTATTATCTATTTATCGTCTCTAACTATTTATTATTCATCTAATGAATTTGATTTTTTTAACATAAGAGCTACGGGACCTTACGCTTGGGCATATTGGTATATGCTTTTAAGACCGCTAATTTTTTGTGCTTTACTTCAATTATTTTGGATAAGAAAAATAACTTATAAAATGCGCTATACAACTCTTATCGCTTTATTTGTATTGATTATCTCTCTATTCTCAGGATCATTTTTCGAAAGATTTGTAATCATTGTTGCTTCGTATAACAGGCAAGAATGGATTAAAGACACGTCTTATAATGCTGAAATTTTAATTTTAATGACATCTTACATAGTAGAAAAGTGTATACTTTTTTGCGCTATGGTTTTTATCACTTATTTAATTAAAAAGCCTGTAAAAATTTGAAGTAAAATAGAAGAATACAAGTGTAATCACATAACGCTTTGCGCCTTTGCGCCTCTGCGAGAGAGAGAAACTCTATTCAAACTCCACCGAATTCAATATCAAACCAGACGCTGGAGCCACATAATCCATAACCTCATTGCTTTCGGGCTTTAGGGAATTTTCAATATAATTTAAGCTTACCTCTCCTCTACCCAACTTAATGAGTGTTCCCATCATAAGTCGTATTTGGTTTCTAGCAAAGCCTTTGCCTTTTACAATTAAGTTATAGGTATTCTCTGGAAAAAAACTCGCAGTAAATAATGTGTTTTCAACCAACTCGCAACTATCAATTGTGCGTTCGTATAATCCGTTATCTGTTGCTCTAAAACAATAAGGTTTAAAATTATGGGTACCTTCAAAAAGTTGAGCGCCTTGTTTCATAATGTCAATATCGAGATCATAAAGAATGGTCGTCATAAATGGTGCACAAAAGGGATGGCATTTTTTTCCGAAGGTAAATAAATACACATATTCCTTTAATTTTGAGTTTTGAATGATATTGAAATTTGCATCGACTTCCTCAATTTCCAGAGCTCTCAAATCCTGCGGAAGGTTATAATTAAAAAGCTCCAGAAAAGCAGTTTCATCTTCAATTTTCTCATAAACAAAAAGCTCAAAGGCAGTTTCATTGGCAGAAACCATAGCATCGGTACGACCAGAACCTAAAGTCTTAAAGGGTTTCCCATCGAGAATAAAATTAAAGGTTCTGTCAATCATTAAATGCACCGTTTTTAGTTTTGGCTGTTTTTGCCAACCATGAAAACGGTAACCCAAATATTGAATCCTAATTAAATAGTAATAGCGTTTCTCGAACATAAAAGCAAGAACGTTATTTTACAGGTTTTTACAAAATTTTTAAATACATACTTATTGGTAGTTTTAAATTGAAGCTTTATTTTTAACCATAATTCTTTTTTGTGTATAAAAACTATCCGTTTGATCCTTCGTTGAAACACCACTTTCTCATTGCTCTGGGATTGGCCATTTGGATTTTTGTATTCTTATATTTTACAGAGCCATTAGATGTGAGTGACTTTAACAACCAAGAAAAACTCATCTATTTACCGCTTTATGGACTAGTTGGCGCAGCGCTTTATGTTATTGTATTACCGTTTCAAGTGTGGTGGTTTAAAAAAAAGAACAATATTTGGAGCTTCTCCAGTGAGGTACTCATATTTTCTATTTTTGTGGTAACCGCCATCTTTTCACTGCGCTTATTTTATTTGCAGGTTATTGTAGATTGGCACCCAAACGCCTACAGTTTTTGGTACCATCTAAAATCTATCATATTTCCAGCTCTTTTAACCATTTTGCCTATTATCATAATTGGTCGTTTTGCCTTCGGAAAATATAAAGACAAGAAACTTGAGGAAGAAAAAATTGAAATTCAAGGCGAAGGACACTATGAAAGTTTGAGATTATTGCTGAAAGATTTGATCTGTATCCAATCCTCTGATAATTATGTGGAAGTCTTTTATCTCGACGGAAATGAGCTTAAAAAAAGTTTGATTAGAAATACACTTTCAAAAGTGTCTGATACCTTCCCTGAATTATTGCGAACGCATCGCGGATTTTTAATCAATCCGTTTCATTTTCAATCCTGGAAAACTGAAAAAGGAAAGCATATTTTAAACCTGTCGCAATCTATAGAAGTGCCTATTTCCAAAACTTATCTCGTTGATGTAAAAAGGGAATTAAATTTCACCACAGACTAAGTGTATTTCACCCCAAACGCACATTATAATTGAATTACTTGTGATTTCTGAAATACATTTGTTTCAGAAAGTTTAATCAAACAAAAATCAATTATCATGAAAAATTTAGCAACATTTAGTCTCTTTTTAGTTTTTTCCTTCTCTTCTATATTTGCACAAAGTAAAACTTGTGATTGTAAAAAAGACTTGGATTTTGTCGTCGAAAAAATGCAAAAAATGACCTCTTTTAAAAAACAGGTTAAAGGTGACAAAAAGGATCTTTTTGAGAATACATATCAAGAACTGGCTTCTAAAATGAAAACACCTC
It contains:
- the tsaD gene encoding tRNA (adenosine(37)-N6)-threonylcarbamoyltransferase complex transferase subunit TsaD is translated as MSSQKIYILAIESSCDDTAAAVMCNGKILSNIVANQKIHEAYGGVVPELASRAHQQNIVPVVDQALKKANIEKSQLSAIAFTRGPGLMGSLLVGTSFAKSLAYGLNIPLIDVNHMQAHILAHFIEEEEFEKPIFPFLAMTISGGHTQIVNVSSHFGMEVIGETIDDAVGEAFDKSGKILGLGYPAGPEIDRRAKLGNPKAFQFTKPKVDGLNFSFSGLKTAILYFVQKEVKKNPSFIEEHLNDICASIQYTIIGILMDKLKLATKQTGIKHIAIGGGVSANSGIRKALKDGEQKFGWTTYIPKFEYTTDNAAMIAIVGHLKFLEGDYAEQSVMASSRLKI
- a CDS encoding tRNA pseudouridine synthase A, yielding MFEKRYYYLIRIQYLGYRFHGWQKQPKLKTVHLMIDRTFNFILDGKPFKTLGSGRTDAMVSANETAFELFVYEKIEDETAFLELFNYNLPQDLRALEIEEVDANFNIIQNSKLKEYVYLFTFGKKCHPFCAPFMTTILYDLDIDIMKQGAQLFEGTHNFKPYCFRATDNGLYERTIDSCELVENTLFTASFFPENTYNLIVKGKGFARNQIRLMMGTLIKLGRGEVSLNYIENSLKPESNEVMDYVAPASGLILNSVEFE
- a CDS encoding LytTR family DNA-binding domain-containing protein, producing MKHHFLIALGLAIWIFVFLYFTEPLDVSDFNNQEKLIYLPLYGLVGAALYVIVLPFQVWWFKKKNNIWSFSSEVLIFSIFVVTAIFSLRLFYLQVIVDWHPNAYSFWYHLKSIIFPALLTILPIIIIGRFAFGKYKDKKLEEEKIEIQGEGHYESLRLLLKDLICIQSSDNYVEVFYLDGNELKKSLIRNTLSKVSDTFPELLRTHRGFLINPFHFQSWKTEKGKHILNLSQSIEVPISKTYLVDVKRELNFTTD